In Panulirus ornatus isolate Po-2019 chromosome 13, ASM3632096v1, whole genome shotgun sequence, the genomic window gcttttactacctcttctctgtttaccaaatcattttccctaaccctctcactttgcacaccacctcgaccaaaacaccctatatctgccactctatcatcaaacacattcaacaaaccttcaaaatactcactccatctccttctcacaataccactacttgttatcacctccccatttgcgcccttcactgaagttcccatatatgtatgtataatgtaaatATGTACTATAAAAACATTTATTACCATGATAAGCCAAATTATGATAGACTTCTTTTTTAACAAGTATACTTTATAATTAAGATAGAGTGTAACTCTTACATAGATGAAGTGCTACAGTTTAGACTTTTGTTGATGCAGTTATAagggcaaaaaccaaagaaataatAAAATTCAGTAGAGCACTATTGCTTTAAAGTAGAACATTGGAAATCATAAGTCATTTTGGCAGGACTTGAAGGCAGTTGATTTTAGATGTTTGTGGTTTAAGGATATTCAGACGAGATCTGTTATGTGTGAAATATTAGCTCTGTATTTGAGCTTTTGATTCATGACAACTTTTTTAATACTTTTGTGCAAAATCCTTGAGATCTCAACTTTTAACTTCCTGAATAATCTGTCCATTTTATAGATTCCAGTGATGATACTTGTAACTTTAAGGCATTTCTGACTAACTTGGTATAAAGGTTTTATTTCTTGGATTTAGGAAGTGGCAACTGCTACTTTCAGTTGTTGAATCATCATGAAGGAATCTTCACGAAAGATTTTAAGTATACTTGATTCTTCTTTGACGGATGGGATAGTAAAGATGATAGGTAACAAAAATGCTCAAGGAAAACCATATGTTGTGTACCCAACTTTGTGTGTAAGAAAAGGCATATTATGCACGATGTGATTTGTGAAGTTTTCCTTTTATGATATTTGTTTAAACAATGGTAAAAGAACGTAGATTGAAGTTCAGGTCATGGTATCAGCATGTGAGGCACTAATATTTAGGTACCACTACCTGAATGCCATTTATGATAATCATTTGTAACGTATATAAGTATGCCAAGCTGAAATGGAAAAGTTGGTTTGTatacattacctcgctaacgcgggagacagcaacaaagtataatgaatacattaCGTCTTTATTAAATTTTGAATGGAAACTGATGATATAATGCAAAATCATTCATTAAGAAGCACTGTAGTTGAGTGGATGACACATTTCAGCGTACTGGACCTTTGTTaatgatccataaatactgcatgCACTTGATATTTGGAACTTGAGTTTAAAAGATATTTTGTGAACAGAAAGAAATGAATTTTCTTTATCCTTTTATAAGGATTGGatgaatctatctatatctttatctctgatgcctgttccttttgggaactccctaATGGGGGTGGCCATgccaatagtctccataactgttgaccTCCAAGGCCACTTCATAGCCTatattgcttcacccttaacacaCCATTAGTAGAGGGGAGCAGTAGTGCAGTGTTTTTTAATGTtggctgagatggcatgggcaactgagcccctaatcaaggccatcccattaacaatatgcatataaatacataccatagcctgagccaaaaactcattttattgaccaacccctagggggttgactgtggaccgactgctgtcaccagaattcgaacctttgTGGCCTGTGAATGCAGCCCAttcccaccaactactactactacctaatgtgtttACCTAATATTTGTGCTTAATGTTACAACCTgttgctcctacctaatgcttccaGCAGATGCATTCAAATTTGTCAAGTGCAGCTGCAGTTCCATGTCCAATGAGTAGAATTTGCCAATACTCTGTTGggattattattttctttgcatGGGTGTTAAAAATTATGCATACTCAAAACATTTGGAATGGTTTATTGAACACTGACTGACATATATGTATCTGTAGTCTTTTAACTTTTTCCCCATTTACTTAAGATAGCATGTAAtgtatttcagattttttttttaagatagccTTTTAACCCATAACAGTATTTGTTTTACTGCCAGATGAAAGAACAAATGAAAGGATGTACAAGATTTtgcataaaataaaataaatgacattgatttgttagaaataaaataaatGGTTACCCATTTGAGTGGTCTGTCAATCAGAATGATAAGAACTGTCAAGAAGAGGACATGAACATACattattgtttgttttttcttttctcatgcaGACTTAGGTATTATTGCTTAAGAAAAAGATATTACTTTAAAAGCTTTTGGGGATATTTTGATTGAAAGTGTATGTAATTTATTATTTGGTGACATTTCACTGAATATATTTGAGAAAGTTTTTAAAAatgtctatttatatatctgaAACTTGGAGGGGTTAGTTACCCATGTCAATCATTGAGTGGATTATCTGGCCCATCTCTTCTTGACGTGTATTCCTGCTCAATGGATGTGGCTAGTTTCGTAAGTGCTGttggagccccataaaaggggatcCTAGGacaaaatggaaatggaaaaagaaatttataCATAGATGCACCCCTTTGTATAAGAGGAGAAACTTACTGTGTTCATGCAGGTGTCTACAAGTACTCTCACACTTTGTGTAGATGCTCATATTATCATCCTTATACAGAATTCAATATTATACATTAAATTAGTTATAAGTACAATGTCAAATTTTGGTTGTGTAGTTCACAGGATATACAAAGGTTGATGATAACAGGTATGTCTTTAATCAGTATACTACAAATATAAACAGGATATTTTGTTATAACAGTTGTGGAGTGAATTTAGTCTTGTCCCTCATTCTCTATCATGGGCTTTTTCTCTATAATTTCTCTGCGTGCCTCTTCTAAGAGAATGTTTTGTATCCAGTTTCGAGACGAAGTTCTTCTCTGAAGAGATGGAAACTGATTACCTGAGGGAAAAATGCAGGTTAAGTACTGTAGTACAGCAGAAGGGCACGGAGGGTATGAAATGgtatggggagagaaaaaaataaatgggtgAGGttgaaggaaaagacaaaaataggaGGGATGAAGCTGGGAAGGAAGGGAGACCAGAAAAGGTGCCATTTCTGATACAAACTATAACTTACAGGGAGAAACCTATGGCTGGCAAAATGTTGGAAATAATAATTCTGGTATGAGTGAGTCTGAAATACTGATAAACCGACAAGTTTTACAAAGATAATCATAAGGGTGAAATTTTACTTGCATCAAAGAAGGGTCATTTACCTTTCTAACTGCACTTTCTCCAGCCTACAGGGAAAAGGTGTAGTGAAACAAGAAATAGGTAATACCAACTTCTGTATGACATGGAACTTTGAAATACTGGAAACCACAATGTGAGAAAATACCAACCTTGTATGGCATGGAACTCTTGAAATACTGGAAACCACAATGTGAGACTAAGACCTTGGTATTACTCTTCAGCTTTTCACAGCTGTGGCTAGTGGCTCATTAAGCAATCATACTGACTTAGTCTTATACATATATGAAGCATGATTATATCCACTTATAAAATACTAACAGGGAAAACCTGAAGGGATCAAATCAggaaagggtgaaaggtgtgaagtAATTTTTACATACCTTTCAGTTCTAAGACAGAACGATCATAGAAGCAGCCTGGGTATATGTTTGGAGCTTTGTGAatttgtgtgtatgactcatatGTGTCCTTGTAGCGTGGAACTaagacctgaaaaaaaaatggagtaaatgtgtcatcatcatcatcgaaatCCAGGACATACCCAGTGATCCTATGGAAAAAAACTGAAGCAGATAAAGAAGGATATGAGATATCTAAGACTTACAGAGACACCACTAAGCAAGGTGGCACTGCAGTAGGTCTCTAGCAATAAGTCTGAATGTAATTAGATCATGAAATTTTCTCATTAGAAATGTGATTTAACTTCAATAAGAATACCAgccataaacaaaattaagatAAAGACACAGACTGCCTTCAACTACAAGGGCATACATCTAAGAAGTATGAACAACTACTGAAAAGATACGGAAGGAAATAAGCAAATAAAAATAACATGATCAGGTGACTTAACTTTTATAGAATGGAGAAAGGGTAGATCTGATTATGACTGTAAATGCACATTTAAGCAGGAAAACAAAGCTGTAACAATGAaagaaaagtctggggtaaaccatggaaagttttgtggggcctggatgtggaaagggagctgtagtttcgtgcattatacatgacagatagagactgagtgtgaacgaatgtggcctttgtttcttcctagcgctacctcgcatgcgtgcagggggaggagggtgtcatttcatgtgtggtgacaggaatgaataaaggcagaagtatgaattatgtacatgtgtatatatgtatatgtctgtgtatgtatgtatatgtatacgttgaaatgtattagtatgtatgtgtgcatgtgggcgggttgggccatttttcatctgtttccttgcgctacctcgctaacgcaggagacagcgacaaagtataataaatagatttgttttttattataattgatcactgttttccacatcagtgaggtagtgccaggaaacaaagattgacccatccactcatatacacatgtatatacataaatgcccttacatgcacatatacgtaaacacacacacacagacatctacatatatacacatttacatattcatacttacttgccttcattcattcttgttgctaccccaccctatggaaaacaaccatggggacatcacacacccctgcaatacaccgacattcactgagaaccaatcactctcctctcttcctactcgtacatatgccttacatccttggtaaaaacttttcactgcttctagcaacttacctcccacaccatatactcttgaaaagTATTGCACATAGGATACTCCAATTGTTTTGAATGGTGATAATTCAAAATCTGCTGTGTTAACAAATCATAAAAAATCAGTATCTAGTACAAGCGAAAATTAAGAAATTTACAACATGTATAATGAGTATGATGTACATACGTGCCTGTACAGGTATAAATTTAACAGGTACAGCCATGTACCTAAAGCAAAAGATTAACTTGAGGAAAACTCAGCATCAGGGCCAGACAGCAGCCAAATGACATCACACTTTAATGAGTAAACTAATTTTCTATtcttatgtccttttttttttataaatccttTTTAATAAGTACAAAGAAAGTACATTTAAATAAGAAAATCTATAACCAAAGGGTTTGGGACAAATAGTCTGATGAATGCAACCCAATTTTTCCCTTAAAGTTTTCATATGTTAATGATTTCAAAAGTTACTAAGGTGTTTTCTAATTCATCTTTGTAAACTTCCAACTTTTGTAAAAATCAGAAAAAGCCAGTGGCTTACCTTAAATAACTTGTGTACGAGCTGCTTTTCTGTTAACCAATAAGTAGCCATCTCCATTGTAGGCCTGTGAAGATCTCCATACCTGATGGCATCTCCAATAAGctggaaagtaataataatgtGTATCTATTTTCAAATCCATGGGTGATACGGAACTCGGTCAATATGTAACCTTCACTACATAATGATGAAAACCTGCTTGATAATTGACACAAACTTGTTCAATATGTAACCTTCACTACATAATGATGAAAACCTGCTTGATAATTGACACAAACTTGTTCATATATAAAAATACCCAAAGGTGAAACAATTGACAGAGGATCAGCCCAGTGGTCTTGGTTCACCCTTATCATTAACTGAATTACAACAGATTTATCTAAACATACCAATCACTCCCATGAATGAGTACAGCGAATATTGTGCCAAATGTCAACAAACAGATAGTACAGCCATGGTGTTACATGAATGTTTATTGGTGCTCTTAACATTCTGCATACGCATACCTCCTGttacaaaaataccaaaatttcCATTACCAACATAACCCTCATTACTACTGCCTTTCATGATATAGAATTAATGCCCTAAAAAAATCATGAGTCACAACTGTTACACTCCCTATGTACTACTTTAGTACCACAGAACATCACTCATTTTCTAAGACGGCTCAGAACAATGGAGTGTTAAATCGCACAACTCGTGCAAAACTATTTGCACAAAGACATCCTCCAACTTACTCGTTCAGCATAACCCCTGGCTTCGTCAGCCCTACGGTAGTTTAATTCAATCCTCTCATTCTTCACCAAGTCCGACACTGTTGCCCTCATCTTCATCAGTCGTCCCTCGGGTCCTTTGGGGTTTGAGAACTTTCTGTGTTTGGGGTGTATTGCTATACGGATAGCTGGAATCAATTTTCGGATTTCTGCCTGATTCATCGttgctcttttcttctttttactatTTTATAAGAGCCTTGCCCCGTGTTGTAAGTGTAAACAATTCGATGAAGAGTCAGCTGTGCATCTGATACCACAAAATGGAAAGTGTTATACCAAGAGAAGGAAACAATACCGAAAGACCATTAATAAAGCTTAACATACTAGCGACATCTCTTATGTGTATTTCAAAACTAACATTCTCTACTCAGGTGTTTTATGGGGGGACTAGTATCTTCTTAGGGTCGAGCTGCAGGCGTGCACGAGACTTCAGGTATTCATATTTCAAGTGTAAGAATACTTCCTTATAGAATGCTTCTgaaagacagtatgaatgataaCAGATGTTTACAAGCATTTAATGGAAACGTGGAAAGACTGAAGCAACGGACATATTAATAGGCTATCATAGGAATAATAGAACTGACTAATGCAAAGAAATATGGGTCGAAAACTCGAAATGTAGGAAAACAGTATATGCAGGGAAAGGAAACAAGTGTGTTCGTTGTTGGCACAATTTCAGTAATACATTAAGTTTTCCacgatatatagatacatagatgagcAACATCAGTTTAAAATCAGAGATGCTTTGTAAAGGTGGACAAAAAATTTCAGTAATATTGGAATAAACTTCCCTCAGTCTCCAGACAAGAGATACTAGTATAGTTCTAGGAGTAAGAAAGATGTCATATGAAGATAGATTAACCACATTAGAGAAAAGAAACATAGAATTATGGAGTGAATAGAAAACATCGATAACCCAAAGTTCTTCCAAGAAAATAGGAACATATTAAGAGGTAATGATCACAATACCTTTGAGAGATAAAGTTGTAAAAACACTAAAAAGTACTCTCAGAGAGAAGTGGATTCCTGGAAGAGAccacaaaatgaaaataacaatataacCACACTAAATCAATTTAGGAGAACCAACAATAAACCAAACACTGAGAGAAGAATTATTTTGAAATGAAACATGTAGAGATgcgcattgaaaaaaaaaaaaactagcaccAATAGGTGCCTCTCGCTTCTTTTATACTGGTACCAAGCTGTGGTGGACGTGACATGGAAAAGTGATACCGTGGTAATGTTGAGCTGAGTTACAACCCGTTCATCCATCCACAATGTTTACAAACAAAGAGTGCAGACGATGAGGGCTATTTCTTCCTGTTGCTTTATTTTCCGTTATGCTTGACTAAAGCGACTTTCCTTTAGCACTAGCACAGGCAATGGCAGACCCTCcagtcagaaaaaaagaaataggaagtCATAGCATTCAGAACTCGGACGCTGAGATATGCGCTCAAACTCATTCTTTAAAAAGTAATCAATCAATTAGTCACTGTAACCAGGCTTATACAGATACAGGGATTTTGAGCAGTGATCAGTGTGAACCCCTACAAACTATTGTCAATTCAGAAAATCACATACATACAAGACAGAACAGGGCAGATATTAACGACGCTGATGCTAGCCAAGCAGTTGATACAGAAATCTTGCTGTCAGAAAGTGTTTGTGAAGgcgagaaagagaatgagaattCTGTAGTTAATACTGATAAAGatagattatatgataatgatctaAATGCTAAAATAAAAGTAGATTTTAACTTAGAGGGAATGAGAGAAGCTGGGGGTAAGTATAAACTGAGATTATTGTGAAGTTTAGTGGTGTAGGGATTTATAGAATGgattttttttcacaaagttAATTTACTTTAGTAAGAAGAGAATGAGGCCACAAGTGGTAATTTTTACTGTCAAAAAATTATAATGGGGAGCGCTGTGAATGTAAAGTTAATATAATAGTAAACAAAATATCAGAAAGTTAAGAGAACCTCTGTTAACCTCACATAGCTTTCACTGGCAGTTGATATTTACTATTTTATCAACGCTGTTTGAAGACTATATCATTGATATGGTCTCATGGTTACATCCTTTTGTTGGGTATTGAGTACATGC contains:
- the mRpL17 gene encoding large ribosomal subunit protein bL17m produces the protein MNQAEIRKLIPAIRIAIHPKHRKFSNPKGPEGRLMKMRATVSDLVKNERIELNYRRADEARGYAERLIGDAIRYGDLHRPTMEMATYWLTEKQLVHKLFKVLVPRYKDTYESYTQIHKAPNIYPGCFYDRSVLELKGNQFPSLQRRTSSRNWIQNILLEEARREIIEKKPMIENEGQD